CGTGACTTCGACCGGCGCGAGCGGCACGCTTGCGTGCTCGACGTTGCGATGCATGCGCGGCGGCTTGCCGAGCAGGATGTCCATCGGCATGTCGACCGGCTGGTGGCCGCCGTTGGCCGCGAGCGCCGCTTCGTCGGTGTCGATGAGCTTCAGGTCCCGCGCGTCGGTCGCGACGCCCACGACGGCGAACGGGCAACGCTCACGCTCGCAGATCGCCTCGAACTCCGCCAGATCGGCGGGCGCGATCGCGAGAACGTAGCGTTCCTGCGATTCGTTCGACCAGATTTCGCGCGGCGAAAGCCCCGACTCTTCGAGCTGCACCTTGCGCAGTTCGAAGCGCGCGCCCTTGTCCGCGCCGTCGACGAGTTCCGGGAAGGCGTTGGACAAACCGCCCGCGCCTACGTCGTGAATGCTCAGGATCGGATTGCGCTCGCCGAGCTGCCAGCACGAGTTGATGACTTCCTGCGCGCGGCGCTCGATTTCCGGATTGCCGCGCTGAACCGAGTCGAAGTCGAGTTCGGCGGTATTGGTGCCGGTCGCCATCGAGCTGGCCGCGCCGCCGCCCATGCCGATGCGCATGCCCGGGCCGCCGATCTGGATCAGCAGCGTGCCGGCCGGCAGGTCGTGCTTGTGCGTGTGCTGCGCGCTGATGTTGCCGAGGCCGCCCGCGATCATGATCGGCTTGTGATAGCCGCGCACGGTGCCCGCAACGTTCTGCTCATACGTGCGGAAGTAGCCGCCAAGGTTCGGGCGGCCGAATTCGTTGTTGAACGCGGCGCCGCCGAGCGGGCCGTCGATCATGATCTGCAGCGGCGAGGCGATGCGGTCCGGGCGGCCATAGGCGCCCTGCGTGTCGGCGGGATTGCGCAGCGCGAGCGGCACGGCCGCGTCGCGCGCGTCTTCCCATGCTTCGCGCGCATCGGGCAGATCTAGGTTCGAGACCGTGAAGCCCGTGAGACCCGCCTTCGGACGCGCGCCGCGGCCCGTCGCGCCTTCGTCGCGGATTTCGCCGCCCGAGCCCGTTGCCGCGCCGGCGAACGGCGAGATCGCCGTGGGGTGGTTGTGCGTCTCCACCTTCATCAGCGTGTGCGTGAGTTCGGTGTGGCGGCCGTACTGCTCGCCCGGCGTGCCGTCGGCGTTGGTCTTGCGCGGGAACCAGCGCTCCGCGACCGCGCCTTCCATGATTGACGAGTTGTCCGAGTACGCGACGATCGTGCCTTGCGGGCTGATCTTCTCGGTGTTGCGGATCATCGCGAAGAGCGACATATCCTGGTCCTGGCCGTCGATCGTCCAGCTCGCGTTGAAGATCTTGTGGCGGCAGTGCTCGCTGTTGGCCTGCGCGAACATCATCAACTCGACGTCGGTCGGGTTGCGCTCGAGCTTCTTGAAGTTCTCGACGAGGTAGTCGATCTCATCGTCGGCGAGCGCGAGGCCCAGTTCGCCGTTGGCCGTTTCGAGTGCCGCGCGGCCGTGGCCCAGTACGTCGACCGTCTGCATCGGACGGGCCGGCAGTTCGTCGAACAGGTGCAGCGCCGCGTCGCGCGAAGGCGTCACGCTTTCCGTCATGCGGTCGTGCAGCGCCGCGGCCACAGCCGCGTGCGCCTCTTCCGAAAGCGTCTTCTTGCCGCCGAGCAGGCCCGACTTGAGCATCACGGTGTACTCGACGCCGCGCTCGATGCGGCGCACTTGCTCGAGGCCGCAGTGATGCGCGATGTCCGTGGCTTTGCTCGCCCACGGCGACACGGTGCCGAAACGCGGCACGACGAGGAACGTGAGCGCGCTGCCACGCTCCTGCGGGGCCGCGAACGGCGCGCCGTAGTGCATCAGCGCCTCGATCTTCGCGCTGTCTTCAGCGGAGAGCGGCGTGGCCGAGTTGACGAAATGCAGATACTGGCCGTGCACGCCGACGATGTTGGCGTCGATACGCTGAAGCGTCTCGAGCAGGCGGGTCTGACGGAAGTCGGAAAGGGCCGAAGCGCCGGGGAAACACGAGAAGTGGGCCATGGACTGGGGCGTTGCGTCGAGGTTGCGTCAGAGTTGCGTCGCGGCTTCGCCTCGCGCGAAACACGTCGCAAGGTGGCGATGCGTCGCGCGGGGATGGCGACGGTCAGGCGAAGGGAGACCGCGATTATAACCCGGAAGGCTTGTCCTGACCGCCCCGGCGGCCGTGCCGTGGACGGCTCGGCGGGCACACCGCACCGTATTTCGGGACAGTCACGGCGGACGACAACGCAAACGGTACGCGAAAAGCGCTGAATTCGCGATATGCCGGGCGCATCGATGCCTGCGCCTCAACGTGCCCGAGGCTTGCCCCGCAAGGTGCCTGCGCCCCCGCGAGACGCGTGTGGCACCCCGGCCTCGCGCATGGCGATGCGCACGCTTTCGCTGCTATGATTGCGCGTTTCGTCTGATCGGCGCACCCGGGCATCGCTTCGGCGCGCCGCACGCCCCACCTTCGCAGGACGCCCTCATCTTGGCGCGTCACCTGCCTGCAGATCGTATCGTCATGGATGTCATCGTCATCGGCGGCGGAATCGCCGGCATCGCCACCGCCTGGCAGCTGCGCGCGGCCGGGCATCGCGTCTGCGTGATCGAACGCCACGCCACCGTTGCGCAAGGCGCGACCTACGGCCATAGCGGCATTGCGCTGCCCACGCCGCTCGACGTCTGGTTCGGCCCCACCTTCCTGCGCAACGGCCGGCAATCGTCCGGCGGCGTGATCAGCAAGACCGGCTGGCGCGGCCAGGCGCATGGCTTCGTCAAGCGCCTCGCCACGCTGCACGGCTCCGAGGCGTTCGCCGGGCGCTATGCGCTCCTGCGCCCGCTCATCGAGTCCGCGCAAGCCGCGCTCGCCGACGTCGACGCGCGCTTCCAGCTCGACTACGAGCAGCGCGACGGCCTGCTCTATCTCGTCCGCGGCAACGACGAATGGTCGCTCACCCAGCCGGCCCTCGAACTGCTGCGCCGCTTCGAGACGCCCCATCACGCACTTTCGCCCGCGGAATGCGTGGCTTTCGACCACACCATCCCCGCCGATCCGCCGTTCGCGGGCGGCGTGCACTTCGAGACTGGCCGGGTCGCCAACTGCCCGCTCTTCGTGAAGCTGCTCAAGCAGGTGCTCGACGCCCAGGGCGGCGTGCAGTTCGAAACGAGCCGCGAAGTCAGTGCGATCCGCCTGGAAGACCGGCGCGCAGCGGTCGAACTCGCGCCGGCTGCGCATGAAGCGGGCCGCTCGCGCGACGTCGAGGTGATCTCGGGTGATGCAATCGTGGTCGCCGCAGGCGCGCAAACGCCGCGGCTGCTCGCGCCGCTCGGCATCAAGATGCCGTTCTATCCGCTGCGCATGCACACGCTCAATTCGCCGGTGGCGCGCGAGGAATGCGTGCCGCAGACGACGATCGTCGACGCAGGCAAGCGCATCGCCATCGCGCGCATGAATCACCGGCTGCGCATCTCGGGCTCCGCCGTGCTGCTGCGCGCGCAGGAAGTGGACGACGCCCTGCCCGAGGCGCTGACCGAGGATGCGCTCGCCCTGCTCGGCGAAGCGTCGCGCGACTGGGCGCCGGGCGCCGCGCGCATTTCGGCCGCGCTTGCGTGGGAAGGCATGAAGCTGCTTTCCGCCGACGGCCTGCCGGCGGTCGGCAACGTGGGCCATCCGCGCCTGTTCGTCAACGCGGGCCACGGACCGGCCGGCTGGGCGCTTTCGCTCGGCTCCGCGCGTCTCGTCGCCCAGCAGATCTCCAACACCGCGCCGGACCTGCCGCCCGATACCATCAAGGCGCTCTGGCCGGGCCGCGATTAAGCGGCGCGCGCGGCGTTGCCTTGCCGTCGCGCCGATCCGCCACGCTCGAGAGGCGTGCCTTCTGAAGGCGTGCTCGGGTATCGTTGCGATGTCGCTTCTCAGGACCGCATCGCCATGACGCACGCTCCCCACTCCTGCGGCACCGGGCAACCGGTGCTCGTCAATCCGCACGATCGTGCGGTCCCACTTCTTAGCGTCGAAGCGCTACGCGAGGCCGAAGTCGCCGCACAGGCCGCTTTGCCTGCTCACACGCTCATGGCGCGCGCAGGCGCGGCCGCCGCGCACTTCCTGAGCGAGCAACTCGCGCATGCGCCCTCGTGGGCGAGCGACAAGCCAGTGTGGTTCGCCGCGGGGCCCGGCAACAACGGCGGCGACGCGCTCGTCGTCGCCGCTGAGCTGCATCGCGCGGGCGTCGCCGTGGAAGTCTGCATGCCAGTCGAGGTCAAGCCCGACGACGCGCACTGGGCGCTCGCCGAGGCACGCGCGGCGGGCGTGCCCATCGTCTCGTCCGCGCCCGCTTCATTCGACGCTTACGGCTGGCTCGTCGACGGCATGTTCGGCATTGGTCTTGCGCGCGGGCTCGAAGGCGTGTTCGCCGAACTCGCCGCCAAACTCTCGGCACGCGCGCGCAGTCATGGCCATGTGCTCTCGCTCGACGTGCCGAGCGGCCTCGACAGCGACACGGGCAACGTCGTCGGCAGCGGGGCCGCCGTGCGCGCCACACATACCGTGACGTTCATCGCCGCCAAGCCTGGCCTGTACACAGGTGTCGGGCGCGACTACGCGGGCGCCGTCACGCTCGCGCCGATCGGCATCGACACTGAAGACACGCCGGGCGCCGCGCGCCTGAACGCACCGTCGCTCTTCGCCGCCGCGCTGCCCGCACGCGACTTCGCGACCCACAAGGGCACGTTCGGCACGCTCGCCGTCGTGGGCGGCGACACGGGCATGTGCGGCGCGCCGATTCTCGCCGCGCGCGCCGCACTGCTCACCGGCGCGGGCAAGGTTCACGTGGGCTTTCTCGGCAGCGACGCGCCGCCCTACGACGCCCCGCACCCCGAACTCATGCTGCATGCGGCGGCCCGGCTCGCGCTCGACGCGATGGACGCCGTGGCGGCAGGATGCGGCATGGGCGGCAGCGCGTCCGCACGGCAGCTGGTGGACGCCATCCTGCGCCTTCGGTCCCCCGTGCTGCTTGACGCCGACGCGCTCAACCTCATTGCGCGCGACGAGGCGCTCGCAGCACATGTTGCGCAGTCAGCCGACGCGCGCGGAGCGCCTTGCGTGCTCACGCCGCACCCACTCGAAGCAGCGCGTCTGCTTGGCTGTGACACAGCCGCAGTACAGCGCGACCGTGTGGCCGCAGCGCGATCCCTCGCCACCCGCTATGCGGCGGTTGCGGTGCTCAAGGGCAGCGGCACCGTGATTGCCGCCCCCGACGGCCGTGTCGCCGTCAATCCCACCGGCAACGCCGGCCTCGCCACGGGCGGCACCGGCGACGTGCTCGGCGGCATGATCGGCGCGCTGCTCGCCCAGCGCCTGCCGCCCTACGAGGCGGCGCTCGCGGGCGTCTACCTGCACGGCCTCGCCGCCGACACTCTGTGCGCGCAAGGCGAAGGCCCCGCTGGCCTCACCGCTGGCGAACTCGCGCCAGTCGTGCGCAAGCTCATGAACCGGCTCTTTTACCCGCCGGGCTGCGCAGCCTGAACACAACCTGAGCGCAACCTGAAGCCGCACGCCGCCCCTTCGCCCGCGCGGCACACCGCTTGCTTCGCTGCGCCCTTTGACCCGCCTCTCGCGCGCATTGCCGCCGCACGCGCCAGAACGCTGCGCAGTGTCGCGTGAGGCCGCTATACTGATCCTCCGCACGCCGTCTCTCACCGGAGGCGGCCCGTGCTTTCTCCGCGGCGCGCGAAGCGCGTTCGGCCTGACCGGCGAACCGCACCTGCCGCCCTCCTATTCGTGATCCCTCGCTAGACGAACATGACGAATCCGCTCCCCGCCTGGTCCGCGCTACAGACGCATTACGAACAGATCCGCGACGAAAATCTGCGCGACTGGTTCGCTCCCGCCAACGACCCTGCGCCGACGCGCGCCGAACGCTTCACGTTCGCCGGCGCCGGCCTCGGCGCCGACTTGTCGAAGAACCGCATCACCGACGCCACGCTGAAGCTGCTCGTGCAGCTGGCTCGCGAGGCCGGCGTGGAAGCGCGCCGCGATGCGATGTTCAAGGGCGAAGTCGTCAACCCGACCGAAGGCCGCGCGGCCCTGCACACCGCCTTGCGCGCCACCGAGGCCGACGCCCCGTTCCACGCGCAGATCCTCGCCGAGCGCGCAAAGATGGCGAAATTCGCCGACGCCGTGCGCAGCGGCGCATGGACCGGCTACACCGGCAAGCGCATTCGGCATGTCGTGAACATCGGCATCGGCGGCTCGGACCTCGGGCCGAAGATGGTCGTGCACGCGCTCAAGCATCTCGAACTGCCCGAGATCACCTCGCACTTCGTTTCGAACGTCGACGGCGCGGACCTGTGGCGCACGATCGAAAACATCGACCCGGAAGAGACGCTTGCGATCATCGTTTCGAAAACGTTCACGACGCTCGAAACCATGACCAACGCGCTGTCGATGCGCGACTGGTTCGTCAAGCACGGTTGCCCGGAAGGCGAACTCGCGAAGCACTTCGTGGGCGTCTCGGCCAATCCGGCCGAAGTCGTGAAGTTCGGCATCGCGAAGGAAAACGTATTCGAGATGTGGGACTGGGTCGGGGGCCGCTATTCGCTGTGGTCGGCCGTGGGTCTCTCGATCATGATCGCCATCGGGCCGCAGCAGTTCGACGAATTGCTCGCCGGCGCGCACGACATGGACAAGCACTTCCGCGAAGCGCCGCTCGAGAAGAACCTGCCCGTGCTGCTCGGCATGATCGGCGTCTGGTATCGCAACTTCTTCGGCTCGCAGAGCTATCTCGTCGCGCCCTATTCCGAAGCGCTGCACTTCCTGCCCTCATACCTGCAGCAGCTCGAGATGGAGAGCAACGGCAAGCAGGCGCGCCTCGACGGCAAGTTTGTCGATTACGCGACCTCGGCGATCACCTGGGGCGAGCCCGGCACGAACGGCCAGCATGCGTTCTTCCAGATGCTGCACCAGGGCACGACGATCGTGCCGATCGACTTCATCGCCGTGCTCACGCCCGAGCATCCGCTGTCCGACCATCATCCGAAGCTGCTCGCGAACTGCTTTGCACAGAGCGAAGCGCTGATGCTCGGCCGCACCGAGGATGAAGCGCGCAAGATCGCGGGCCCGGACAAGCCCGAACTCGTGCCGCACATCATGTTCCCCGGCAACCGGCCGACCACCACGCTGCTCGTCGACGCGCTGACCGCGCGCTCGCTCGGCGCGATCATCGCGCTGTATGAGCACAAGGTGCTCGTGCAGGCTTGCGTGTGGGATATCAATCCGTTCGATCAGTGGGGCGTGGAACTCGGCAAGATCCTCGGCAAGGTGGTCGAAGCCGACCTGAACGCAGCAAGCGGCAACGTGAAGCCGCACGATTCGTCCACGGCCGCGCTAATCGCGCGCGCCCGTGCGGCGCTCAAGCGTTAAATTGCGGAAATTCGGCGTGCGCGTGGACTGCGCACGCCGCTTATCAGCTTATTTGTCGGCTTGCTGGTTGTCCGCGCACTAACGCCCGGCTTCGACATTGCTCGCGTTGCGCGAAGGCGCTCCGCCATGCGGCGCGTTCGCCACGCGACGCCCCGCTTCTATCGTGATGATCGCGTCGCACCGCTGCGCAAGATCGACATCGTGGGTGACGAGCACGAGCGTCGCCCCGTTGGCGCGGTTGAGTTCGAACATCAGGTCGATAACGGCGTGGCCCGTGGCGGCGTCGAGGCTGCCGGTGGGCTCGTCGGCAAACAGCACGGCCGGGCGTGTCACGAAGGCACGGGCGAGCGCCACGCGCTGCTGCTCGCCGCCCGAGAGCAGCTTCGGATAGTGGCCAGTGCGCTCGGCAAGACCCACGCGCTCGAGCAGCGCGCGCGCGCGGGCGAAGGCATCGCGCGTCGACATGCCGCCCTGCAGTTCGAGCGGCAGCGCCACGTTTTCCAAAGCGGTGAGATGCGGCATCAACTGGAACGACTGGAATACGAAGCCCACAGAACCGTTGCGCAGTGCCGCGCGCTGGTCTTCGGCCATGCCGGTAAGCTCATGACCGAGCAGGCGCACCGATCCCGCGCTCGCGCTGTCGAGGCCGGCCAGCAGGCCGAGCAGCGTCGACTTGCCGGAACCGGACGCGCCGACGATCGCGACGCTCCCGCCCGCCTGCACGGCGAGGTCGATGCCGTCGAGGATCGTCAGTTCGCCCGTGGCGTCGGTCACCCGCTTGCTCAAACCCCGTACTTCGATGACTGGATCGCTATTCATTCGCACATGATGACGCACAGGTTAGCCGTGAACCAGAAGCGCGCCGCGCGGCGCGCCGCCCTCTCTCGCGCCGGGTCCCGCTTCAGCGCGTTTGCATCCGCTTTTGCCTCGATCGCCGCCTTGACCGCCGCTGCCATGCTTGGCGCGTCGTTTGGCATGACCAGCGCCGCTCTCGCAGCCACGCCCGCGCCCACCGCCAACGCGGCGACGAACCCCGCCGCCACGGCGAAACCCAATATTGTCGTGCTCGGCGACAGCCTTTCCGCCGAATACGGCCTGCCGCGCGACACAGGCTGGGTGGCCTTGCTGCGCGAGCGCCTGGCGAGCGAGCGGATCGATTATAACGTTGCGAATGCGAGCATCAGCGGGGACACGACCAGCGGCGGACTCACCCGCCTGCCGCTCGTCATGCAGCGCATCCAGCCCTCGATCGTGATCGTCGAGCTGGGCGCGAACGACGCACTGCGCGGCGTGCCGCTCACGACCACCGAGAGCAATCTGCGCGCCATCGTCGCGCAGATCCGCAAGGGCGGTGCTAAACCCGTGCTCATCGGCATGTACGTGCCGCCCAACTATGGGCCCGACTACACGCGCGACTTCCACGCGATCTACGAGCGGCTTGCGAAAGAACTGAACGTGCCGCTCGTGCCCTTTCTGCTCGCCGGGCTCGCCGACAAGCCCGAGCTCTTCCAGTCCGACCAGATCCATCCCACCCAGCAGGCACAGCCATTGCTACTTGGCAATGTGTGGCCAACGCTCAAGCCGCTGCTCGGCAACGGCGGGCGGCGCTGAGGCGGCAGCCGGGCAAACGTGCGGACAGTGCGGACGCCCTCACCGGACGACCTTGTCCTTGGGCCCCGCCCTTCACGCGCTCAAGCCGCTCACGCCGCTCAGGTGGCGTGGCGGCGAACGACTGCCTCTCGCCATTGGCCACGTTTTGCGTCAGACACGCGAGCCCGAGCGGCTTCGCCGTCTGAACCCGACCGACCCCGACTGGAGGGAAGAAGCGTGAAATATTTACCTCTCATTGTCGTAACGGCAGCACTTGCTGCCTGCGCCAATCAGCCAATGCCGAGCGGAGCGCAGTCCGTCGGCACCAGCCAGCAACCGCCTGCGACGGTTGCGCAATGCATCGCGCAAAAATGGGCCGACAAGTCGCAGCAGCAAGTCGTCTCGCAGTCCGTGCTCGCCAACGGCCAGGCTGTCGACGTCTACGTCCCTGGCCAGCAGCCGCCTAACGGCGCAGCGGCAACGGTGCGCCCGGCGTGGAGCGCCAGCGCGAAGACGTGGGTCGGCTTCCGCTCCGGCGGCGGCGCGGGTGGAGACGCCACCGGCGCCACCGGCGACATCAACGCCTGCCTCTGATTTCGCGCTCGCCAGAACGCAAAAGCCCCGCGAAGTTTCGCGGGGCTTTTTTCTGTGGCGCTGGACGGCGGCTGCCTAATACTCGGGTCGTGCTTACTGACCGCTGTCGCCGTCGCCTGACTGGCTGGCCGAACCGAGCGAGCCGTAGAGCTTGACCTTCGAGCGCTCGCGCAGTGCGTCGAGATACGACTGCACCTGCGACTGCCCGCCCACCTGGGCAAGCTGCTGCTGCGCGGCGGCCAGACGCGGGCCGTCAGCGGCCGGGCCATTCGTCACGCTGTTCACGCGGTAGATCGCGTAGCCATCTTTGCCGAGGTCCACGCCGACATAGGCGGGCAGCTTCTGCGCATCGGCCTTGAAGACTGCGGAGAGCGCGCTGGGCGGCAGACCCTGAGCGTCGTTACGCGAGACCTTGAGCGCCGACGAGAAACCATCGGTCGACTTCGACTTCTGCAGGTCCGCGAGCTTGGCCTCGCCGTCCTTGCGCGCCATGTCGGCGGCCTGCTGCGCGACCACCTTCTGGCGCACGGCATCCTTGACCGCGGCGAACGCGGGCACGGCGGCCGGCTGGTAGTTCGTCACGTGCGCCGAGATCAGCGTGTTGTTGCCGACGTCGATTGCCTGGGTGTTGTTGTGCTGATTCACCGAGTCGCTCGCGAATACCGCGTCGAGGAACTTCTGGTTGTTCAGCGGGCTATCCGGCGGCAGCGTTGCATTGGGCTTCGGCGTAACCGTGGCCGTCTGGATCGTCAGCTTGTACTTGTCCGCGGCCGGCTGCAGGCTCTTGGCCTGCTCGTAGACCAGCGACGTGAAGCCGTCGCTCGCTTCGGCGAGCACCTTCGCGGCCTGCTGGGCCTTCACGTCGTTCGCGATCTGCGCCTTCACGTCGTCGAACGGCTTCGTGACCGCCGGCTTCAGGTCGGTGACCTTGACGATGTGATAGCCGAAGTCCGACTGGATCACGTCGCTGATCTCGTCTTTCTTGAGCTTGAAGACCGCGTCGTCGAACGCCTGGCCGCCCGCGATCATGCCGGGGCCGAAGTAACCAAGGTCGCCGCCCTTCGAGGCCGAACCCGGGTCCTGCGACTCCTTCTGTGCGATCTGCGCGAACTGATCCGGATGCGCCTTGACTTCGGCGAGGATCGATTCGGCTTTTTGCTTCGCAGCGTTGCGCACGTCGGCGCTCGCGTCCTTCGGCACCGTGATCAGGATGTGGCTCGCGCGCACTTCTTCCTGCGTGCGGTAGTGCGCGATGTTGTCGTCGTAGTACTTCTTGAGATCGGCGTCGCTCGGCTGCACGCCGGCAGCCACCGTGGCCGCGGAGAGCACGAGATACTGGATCTGCGCGGTGGCCGGGGTGGCGAATGCGTTCTTGTTCTCGTCGTAGTACGCCTGCAGTTGCGCGTCGGTCGGCGTGACCTTGGGCGCGTAGTCGGTCGCGTGGAACGCCAGGCCCTGCACTTCGCGTTGCTGCTCCGAGAGACCGGTGAGCTGCTGCGCGAGCGCCTTCGGCGTGAACGCGCTGCTGATGATCGACGCCGGCAGCTGCTGCATGGCGAGGCTATAGCGCACGCGCTCGTCGTACTGCTCGGGCGTCATGCCTTGCATGGCGAGCAGTTGCTTGTACTGGTCGAGATTGATCGAACCGTCGGGATTCTTGAGCGACGAGATCACCGGGTCGGCGAGCAGCGCGCGGCGCACGGCGTCGTCCGAGGCGGTGAGGTGCAGGCGCTGCGTTTCGTCCACGAGCACGCGCTGCTGGATCAATCCGTCGAGGATGTCCTTGCGATGCTGGGGCGTGTCGAACATGCTCGCATCGAATTGCGCGCCGAGGACCTGGCGGGCCTGGTCGAGCTGCTGGCGCGCCGCGTTGTCGTATTCGACACGCGTGATCTTGTGGCCGTTGACGCTTGCGACGTTCGCGCTTTCATCGAAGAAGCCGCGGAAACCTTGAATACCGACGAAGCCCAGCCCTGGCAGGATGACCAGGAGCAGCATGAACATCATCAGGCGTTTGTGATTGCGGAAAAAGTCGAGCATGCGTGACCAGACGTTGAGGGCGCCAAAAAATGGAACGCCCGATATTACAACAGCGGCCAACAAAAAAGGCGAACCGGAGTTCGCCTTCTTGTCGAGATATCCTTGGCGGAGCGGACGGGACTCGAACCCGCGACCCCCGGCGTGACAGGCCGGTATTCTAACCAACTGAACTACCGCTCCATGCGGTTTTGCGCGAGGTCCCAGAACTGAAGCTGTGGTGGGTGCTGAGAGGCTCGAACTCCCGACCTACGCCTTGTAAGGGCGCCGCTCTACCAACTGAGCTAAGCACCCAGCTTCATGCTTTCCTGCGCTGTTTCCGGTACTGCCACTTCTGCTGCGCCACCTTCTCAGGTAGCGAGCCCGCTAGTTTAGCGCATCCTTCAGCGCTTTGCCAGGCCTAAATTTGGGCACCTTTGCCGCCTTGATCTTGATCGCGTCGCCAGTGCGCGGATTGCGGCCCGTGCGCGCCGTGCGCTTGCCGACGGCAAACGTGCCGAAGCCGACCAGCGTGACCGAGCCGCCCTTCTTGAGCGTCCCTTTGACGCCGCCGATCACGGCGTCGAGTGCGCGTCCCGCAGCCGCTTTCGAAATGTCGGCTTGTTGCGCGATATGGTCGATCAGTTCCGTTTTATTCATTCCAGCCCCCGAGAATGTGTTTGGGCAATCGTAAGAAGGTCAACTTATTGGTTAGACGTCCCCGGCATAGCGCGGGGACCGCTCATTTAACGGGGCCGAAAGGGCCGTGTCAAGCGGGGTTCAGCCTGATTCGGCGGGCGATTCGAGGGAATATTCGAGGGATTATTCGAACAAGTGGGAAATCGCAAAAAAGACCGCTGGTTGTCACCACAACGTCATGAACTGTGACGCGCAAAAAAAAGCCCGCGGACCATGCCGCGGGCTTTTTGGGGCTAAGGCGCTGCGCTGGAGCGCTTACCGAAGGCTTAGTGCTTGACGACTTCCGTCGCACCGGCATCCTTCGATTCGGCCACCGGCGCCTTGGCGTTCTCGGCCTTCACTTCTTCTTCCGGCAGCGGCTGCGGCGCACGTTCGAGCGCGAGTTCGAGCACCTTGTCGATCCAGCGGACCGGCACGATTTCGATCGCGTTCTTCACGTTGTCCGGGATCTCGGTGAGATCCTTGACGTTCTCTTCCGGAATCAGCACGAGCTTGATGCCGCCGCGATGCGCTGCGAGGAGCTTCTCCTTCAGGCCGCCGATCGGCAGCACTTCGCCGCGCAGCGTGATTTCACCCGTCATCGCGACATCGGCGCGCACCGGAATGCCCGTGAGCACGGACACCAGCGCCGTCGTCATCGCACCGCCCGCGGACGGACCGTCCTTCGGCGTCGCGCCTTCAGGCACGTGGATGTGGATGTCCTGCTTCTCGAACGCTTCGTCCTTGATGCCAAGGCGACGCGAACGCGAGCGCACCACCGAGCGCGCCGCT
The Paraburkholderia acidiphila genome window above contains:
- a CDS encoding FAD-dependent oxidoreductase, whose product is MDVIVIGGGIAGIATAWQLRAAGHRVCVIERHATVAQGATYGHSGIALPTPLDVWFGPTFLRNGRQSSGGVISKTGWRGQAHGFVKRLATLHGSEAFAGRYALLRPLIESAQAALADVDARFQLDYEQRDGLLYLVRGNDEWSLTQPALELLRRFETPHHALSPAECVAFDHTIPADPPFAGGVHFETGRVANCPLFVKLLKQVLDAQGGVQFETSREVSAIRLEDRRAAVELAPAAHEAGRSRDVEVISGDAIVVAAGAQTPRLLAPLGIKMPFYPLRMHTLNSPVAREECVPQTTIVDAGKRIAIARMNHRLRISGSAVLLRAQEVDDALPEALTEDALALLGEASRDWAPGAARISAALAWEGMKLLSADGLPAVGNVGHPRLFVNAGHGPAGWALSLGSARLVAQQISNTAPDLPPDTIKALWPGRD
- a CDS encoding arylesterase: MTSAALAATPAPTANAATNPAATAKPNIVVLGDSLSAEYGLPRDTGWVALLRERLASERIDYNVANASISGDTTSGGLTRLPLVMQRIQPSIVIVELGANDALRGVPLTTTESNLRAIVAQIRKGGAKPVLIGMYVPPNYGPDYTRDFHAIYERLAKELNVPLVPFLLAGLADKPELFQSDQIHPTQQAQPLLLGNVWPTLKPLLGNGGRR
- the pgi gene encoding glucose-6-phosphate isomerase — its product is MTNPLPAWSALQTHYEQIRDENLRDWFAPANDPAPTRAERFTFAGAGLGADLSKNRITDATLKLLVQLAREAGVEARRDAMFKGEVVNPTEGRAALHTALRATEADAPFHAQILAERAKMAKFADAVRSGAWTGYTGKRIRHVVNIGIGGSDLGPKMVVHALKHLELPEITSHFVSNVDGADLWRTIENIDPEETLAIIVSKTFTTLETMTNALSMRDWFVKHGCPEGELAKHFVGVSANPAEVVKFGIAKENVFEMWDWVGGRYSLWSAVGLSIMIAIGPQQFDELLAGAHDMDKHFREAPLEKNLPVLLGMIGVWYRNFFGSQSYLVAPYSEALHFLPSYLQQLEMESNGKQARLDGKFVDYATSAITWGEPGTNGQHAFFQMLHQGTTIVPIDFIAVLTPEHPLSDHHPKLLANCFAQSEALMLGRTEDEARKIAGPDKPELVPHIMFPGNRPTTTLLVDALTARSLGAIIALYEHKVLVQACVWDINPFDQWGVELGKILGKVVEADLNAASGNVKPHDSSTAALIARARAALKR
- a CDS encoding ABC transporter ATP-binding protein, coding for MNSDPVIEVRGLSKRVTDATGELTILDGIDLAVQAGGSVAIVGASGSGKSTLLGLLAGLDSASAGSVRLLGHELTGMAEDQRAALRNGSVGFVFQSFQLMPHLTALENVALPLELQGGMSTRDAFARARALLERVGLAERTGHYPKLLSGGEQQRVALARAFVTRPAVLFADEPTGSLDAATGHAVIDLMFELNRANGATLVLVTHDVDLAQRCDAIITIEAGRRVANAPHGGAPSRNASNVEAGR
- a CDS encoding NAD(P)H-hydrate dehydratase, producing MTHAPHSCGTGQPVLVNPHDRAVPLLSVEALREAEVAAQAALPAHTLMARAGAAAAHFLSEQLAHAPSWASDKPVWFAAGPGNNGGDALVVAAELHRAGVAVEVCMPVEVKPDDAHWALAEARAAGVPIVSSAPASFDAYGWLVDGMFGIGLARGLEGVFAELAAKLSARARSHGHVLSLDVPSGLDSDTGNVVGSGAAVRATHTVTFIAAKPGLYTGVGRDYAGAVTLAPIGIDTEDTPGAARLNAPSLFAAALPARDFATHKGTFGTLAVVGGDTGMCGAPILAARAALLTGAGKVHVGFLGSDAPPYDAPHPELMLHAAARLALDAMDAVAAGCGMGGSASARQLVDAILRLRSPVLLDADALNLIARDEALAAHVAQSADARGAPCVLTPHPLEAARLLGCDTAAVQRDRVAAARSLATRYAAVAVLKGSGTVIAAPDGRVAVNPTGNAGLATGGTGDVLGGMIGALLAQRLPPYEAALAGVYLHGLAADTLCAQGEGPAGLTAGELAPVVRKLMNRLFYPPGCAA
- a CDS encoding HU family DNA-binding protein, with translation MNKTELIDHIAQQADISKAAAGRALDAVIGGVKGTLKKGGSVTLVGFGTFAVGKRTARTGRNPRTGDAIKIKAAKVPKFRPGKALKDALN
- a CDS encoding SurA N-terminal domain-containing protein, whose translation is MLDFFRNHKRLMMFMLLLVILPGLGFVGIQGFRGFFDESANVASVNGHKITRVEYDNAARQQLDQARQVLGAQFDASMFDTPQHRKDILDGLIQQRVLVDETQRLHLTASDDAVRRALLADPVISSLKNPDGSINLDQYKQLLAMQGMTPEQYDERVRYSLAMQQLPASIISSAFTPKALAQQLTGLSEQQREVQGLAFHATDYAPKVTPTDAQLQAYYDENKNAFATPATAQIQYLVLSAATVAAGVQPSDADLKKYYDDNIAHYRTQEEVRASHILITVPKDASADVRNAAKQKAESILAEVKAHPDQFAQIAQKESQDPGSASKGGDLGYFGPGMIAGGQAFDDAVFKLKKDEISDVIQSDFGYHIVKVTDLKPAVTKPFDDVKAQIANDVKAQQAAKVLAEASDGFTSLVYEQAKSLQPAADKYKLTIQTATVTPKPNATLPPDSPLNNQKFLDAVFASDSVNQHNNTQAIDVGNNTLISAHVTNYQPAAVPAFAAVKDAVRQKVVAQQAADMARKDGEAKLADLQKSKSTDGFSSALKVSRNDAQGLPPSALSAVFKADAQKLPAYVGVDLGKDGYAIYRVNSVTNGPAADGPRLAAAQQQLAQVGGQSQVQSYLDALRERSKVKLYGSLGSASQSGDGDSGQ